A window of the Oryza brachyantha chromosome 5, ObraRS2, whole genome shotgun sequence genome harbors these coding sequences:
- the LOC102706754 gene encoding E3 ubiquitin-protein ligase SIRP1, with amino-acid sequence MAEAATTRTRYWCHECEQVIQEAMVDEIKCPFCDSGFVEEVTGEELERLTSRQPEVFSQWGVLENPIEQPGEARDSDDEDNDIGREFEGFIRRHQRASALRRVLDSIHDDLADDQERDSSILINAFNQALALQGSVIDPDEGQGDQGGSTNDDGLLEEYVLGAGLSLLLQHLAESDPSRNGTPPAKKEVVEALPTVKIEEVVSCSVCLDDLELGSQARQMPCEHKFHSPCILPWLELHSSCPVCRFELPSEDTKDMNESSNIDRVDDSHEEVRADGPGNVSESSNRPWAIVPWLNELFSTRESQNVGGVSTNQQPPHASGTSPNAGQS; translated from the coding sequence ATGGCAGAAGCTGCAACCACAAGGACAAGGTACTGGTGCCATGAATGTGAGCAGGTCATTCAAGAGGCCATGGTGGATGAGATCAAGTGCCCATTCTGTGATAGTGGATTCGTTGAAGAGGTGACTGGTGAGGAGCTTGAGAGATTGACTAGCAGGCAGCCAGAGGTGTTCTCACAGTGGGGAGTGCTGGAAAACCCTATTGAGCAACCAGGAGAAGCGAGGGACAGTGATGATGAAGATAACGATATAGGTCGTGAGTTTGAGGGTTTTATCAGGAGGCATCAACGGGCATCAGCTCTACGACGAGTGCTTGACAGCATCCATGATGACCTCGCAGATGACCAAGAAAGGGACAGTTCCATTCTGATCAACGCATTCAACCAAGCCCTCGCTCTGCAAGGCTCAGTGATTGATCCCGATGAGGGCCAAGGTGACCAAGGCGGTTCAACAAATGATGATGGCTTACTGGAGGAGTATGTCCTTGGGGCAGGTCTGAGCCTGCTGCTTCAGCATTTGGCTGAGAGTGACCCAAGCCGGAATGGTACTCCTCCTGCGAAGAAAGAGGTGGTCGAAGCGCTGCCCACTGTGAAAATCGAAGAGGTTGTGAGCTGTTCAGTCTGCCTTGATGATCTTGAGCTGGGGTCCCAAGCTAGACAGATGCCATGTGAACATAAGTTTCATTCTCCTTGTATCCTGCCATGGCTTGAATTACATAGTTCCTGCCCAGTATGCCGGTTTGAGCTGCCATCTGAGGATACAAAAGACATGAATGAGTCTAGCAACATTGATAGAGTGGATGACAGCCACGAGGAAGTCAGAGCCGATGGCCCTGGAAATGTCAGCGAAAGCAGTAACAGACCGTGGGCTATTGTTCCTTGGTTGAATGAGCTATTCTCAACTCGTGAGTCGCAAAATGTTGGAGGTGTTTCTACCAATCAACAACCACCGCATGCTTCTGGAACCAGCCCAAATGCAGGGCAGAGTTGA
- the LOC102707033 gene encoding type I inositol polyphosphate 5-phosphatase 10-like isoform X2: MAFPDDEKMKGCRPKLFGTKDKKVVKRTDGQSCSTVKSGPSSSKSQSSSPFRTLSVRSIRLSHLLGHTSNTTKTEPFRIFVSTWNVGGNTPTAELNLDEFLPADDNSDIYVLGFQEIVPLNAGNVLVVEDNEPASRWLALINRTLNIPVDSNADIFQHKPSSSLDSTSSLSSSNLDASFSSHSRTPNGSSAIFQKSSLKSIRKPYMPTQRKLLKLCNCSVEMTRKSYKDACFGCPQAYANETDSSEEDDTDDRSNDTCGYLVDGMSSAASASRDQLKYNLISCKRMVGIFITVWAKKELVHHIGHVRTSCVGRGIMGYLGNKGCISVSMTLHQTSFCFICSHLASGEKEGDELRRNLDVLEILRLTQFQRICRAGRRIPEKILDHDRVIWLGDLNYRISLSYEDTKKLLTENNWDALFEKDQLNIERKSGRVFRGWSEEKIYFAPTYKYSSNSDSYAGETATSKKKRRTPAWCDRILWHGDGIVQLSYFRGESKFSDHRPVCGTFIVDVEIQESKSKRRSSNTNIRIGAEELLPTSKSKGNRNKGNKGSGT; the protein is encoded by the exons ATGGCCTTCCCAGATGATGAAAAGATGAAG GGTTGCCGGCCAAAGCTTTTTGGAACAAAAGATAAGAAAGTTGTGAAGAGGACAGATGGCCAAAGCTGCTCAACAG TTAAGTCTGGGCCCAGTTCCTCAAAGTCACAATCTTCATCTCCCTTCAGAACACTTTCAG TTAGGAGCATACGTCTCAGCCATTTACTTGGTCACACCTCAAATACTACTAAAACTGAACCTTTCAG GATATTTGTATCTACATGGAATGTTGGAGGAAACACTCCTACTGCTGAGCTGAACCTGGATGAGTTCCTTCCTGCTGATGACAATTCagatatttatgttttagg TTTTCAAGAAATTGTCCCTCTCAATGCTGGTAATGTGCTTGTGGTTGAAGACAACGAACCAGCTTCAAGATGGCTTGCTCTTATAAACCGAACACTAAACATACCAGTTGACAGTAATGCTGATATCTTCCAGCACAAGCCATCTTCTTCCCTTGATTCAACCTCGTCTCTGTCTTCATCGAACCTTGATGCTTCATTCTCCAGCCACTCAAGAACACCTAATGGCAGTTCTGCAATCTTTCAGAAGTCCTCCTTGAAGTCTATCAGGAAACCTTACATGCCAACCCAGAGAAAACTGCTCAAACTCTGCAACTGTTCAGTTGAGATGACCAGGAAGTCGTACAAAGATGCTTGCTTTGGATGTCCACAAGCATATGCTAATGAGACGGACTCTTCAGAAGAGGATGATACAGATGACAGATCAAATGATACTTGTGGTTATTTAGTTGATGGAATGAGTTCTGCTGCCTCTGCCTCCAGGGATCAGTTAAAATACAATCTCATATCATGCAAACGAATGGTTGGGATTTTTATCACAGTGTGGGCAAAGAAAGAACTGGTGCATCATATAGGCCATGTGAGAACGTCTTGTGTAGGTCGTGGAATAATGGGTTATCTGGGAAACAAG GGATGTATATCTGTGAGCATGACACTGCACCAAACGAGCTTCTGCTTCATCTGTAGCCATTTGGCTTCAGGTGAGAAAGAGGGTGATGAGCTGAGGCGGAATTTAGATGTTTTAGAGATACTGAGGCTCACGCAATTTCAAAGGATTTGTAGAGCTGGGCGAAGAATTCCTGAGAAAATTCTTGACCATGA TCGAGTGATATGGCTGGGAGATCTAAACTACCGTATTTCATTGAGCTATGAAGATACCAAGAAACTTCTTACTGAAAATAACTGGGATGCCCTTTTTGAAAAGGATCAG CTTAACATTGAGCGCAAGTCTGGAAGGGTGTTTAGGGGTTGGAGTGAGGAGAAGATATATTTTGCTCCTACATACAAGTACTCTAGTAACTCAGATTCTTATGCTGGAGAGACCGCAAcatcaaagaaaaagaggcGAACCCCCGCCTG GTGTGACAGAATACTATGGCATGGAGATGGTATTGTGCAGCTGTCCTACTTCCGCGGGGAGTCCAAATTTTCGGATCACCGTCCTGTCTGTGGAACATTTATTGTTGATGTTGAAATACAAGAAAGCAAATCAAAGAGGCGATCGTCTAATACCAACATCAGAATAGGTGCTGAAGAACTTTTACCAACGAGTAAAAGTAAGGGTAATAGAAATAAGGGCAATAAAG GTTCTGGAACCTAG
- the LOC102707033 gene encoding type I inositol polyphosphate 5-phosphatase 10-like isoform X1, producing MAFPDDEKMKGCRPKLFGTKDKKVVKRTDGQSCSTVKSGPSSSKSQSSSPFRTLSEVRSIRLSHLLGHTSNTTKTEPFRIFVSTWNVGGNTPTAELNLDEFLPADDNSDIYVLGFQEIVPLNAGNVLVVEDNEPASRWLALINRTLNIPVDSNADIFQHKPSSSLDSTSSLSSSNLDASFSSHSRTPNGSSAIFQKSSLKSIRKPYMPTQRKLLKLCNCSVEMTRKSYKDACFGCPQAYANETDSSEEDDTDDRSNDTCGYLVDGMSSAASASRDQLKYNLISCKRMVGIFITVWAKKELVHHIGHVRTSCVGRGIMGYLGNKGCISVSMTLHQTSFCFICSHLASGEKEGDELRRNLDVLEILRLTQFQRICRAGRRIPEKILDHDRVIWLGDLNYRISLSYEDTKKLLTENNWDALFEKDQLNIERKSGRVFRGWSEEKIYFAPTYKYSSNSDSYAGETATSKKKRRTPAWCDRILWHGDGIVQLSYFRGESKFSDHRPVCGTFIVDVEIQESKSKRRSSNTNIRIGAEELLPTSKSKGNRNKGNKGSGT from the exons ATGGCCTTCCCAGATGATGAAAAGATGAAG GGTTGCCGGCCAAAGCTTTTTGGAACAAAAGATAAGAAAGTTGTGAAGAGGACAGATGGCCAAAGCTGCTCAACAG TTAAGTCTGGGCCCAGTTCCTCAAAGTCACAATCTTCATCTCCCTTCAGAACACTTTCAG AAGTTAGGAGCATACGTCTCAGCCATTTACTTGGTCACACCTCAAATACTACTAAAACTGAACCTTTCAG GATATTTGTATCTACATGGAATGTTGGAGGAAACACTCCTACTGCTGAGCTGAACCTGGATGAGTTCCTTCCTGCTGATGACAATTCagatatttatgttttagg TTTTCAAGAAATTGTCCCTCTCAATGCTGGTAATGTGCTTGTGGTTGAAGACAACGAACCAGCTTCAAGATGGCTTGCTCTTATAAACCGAACACTAAACATACCAGTTGACAGTAATGCTGATATCTTCCAGCACAAGCCATCTTCTTCCCTTGATTCAACCTCGTCTCTGTCTTCATCGAACCTTGATGCTTCATTCTCCAGCCACTCAAGAACACCTAATGGCAGTTCTGCAATCTTTCAGAAGTCCTCCTTGAAGTCTATCAGGAAACCTTACATGCCAACCCAGAGAAAACTGCTCAAACTCTGCAACTGTTCAGTTGAGATGACCAGGAAGTCGTACAAAGATGCTTGCTTTGGATGTCCACAAGCATATGCTAATGAGACGGACTCTTCAGAAGAGGATGATACAGATGACAGATCAAATGATACTTGTGGTTATTTAGTTGATGGAATGAGTTCTGCTGCCTCTGCCTCCAGGGATCAGTTAAAATACAATCTCATATCATGCAAACGAATGGTTGGGATTTTTATCACAGTGTGGGCAAAGAAAGAACTGGTGCATCATATAGGCCATGTGAGAACGTCTTGTGTAGGTCGTGGAATAATGGGTTATCTGGGAAACAAG GGATGTATATCTGTGAGCATGACACTGCACCAAACGAGCTTCTGCTTCATCTGTAGCCATTTGGCTTCAGGTGAGAAAGAGGGTGATGAGCTGAGGCGGAATTTAGATGTTTTAGAGATACTGAGGCTCACGCAATTTCAAAGGATTTGTAGAGCTGGGCGAAGAATTCCTGAGAAAATTCTTGACCATGA TCGAGTGATATGGCTGGGAGATCTAAACTACCGTATTTCATTGAGCTATGAAGATACCAAGAAACTTCTTACTGAAAATAACTGGGATGCCCTTTTTGAAAAGGATCAG CTTAACATTGAGCGCAAGTCTGGAAGGGTGTTTAGGGGTTGGAGTGAGGAGAAGATATATTTTGCTCCTACATACAAGTACTCTAGTAACTCAGATTCTTATGCTGGAGAGACCGCAAcatcaaagaaaaagaggcGAACCCCCGCCTG GTGTGACAGAATACTATGGCATGGAGATGGTATTGTGCAGCTGTCCTACTTCCGCGGGGAGTCCAAATTTTCGGATCACCGTCCTGTCTGTGGAACATTTATTGTTGATGTTGAAATACAAGAAAGCAAATCAAAGAGGCGATCGTCTAATACCAACATCAGAATAGGTGCTGAAGAACTTTTACCAACGAGTAAAAGTAAGGGTAATAGAAATAAGGGCAATAAAG GTTCTGGAACCTAG
- the LOC107304295 gene encoding uncharacterized protein LOC107304295 isoform X1 gives MKDGKQRIIKIQFPTAHLQVFCSHVSLAAKTLQASSGAPRSWTAPWHEKGAAEFMNHEMVQSFQVFIRLGRLLLNWQNIFRYGSLSTRKMLKPGGSAERGSNTEIGRGNWDFCMPCYEMLGYYRPFCLKICLLQCRFLSLEKITLMGFLSS, from the exons ATGAAAGATGGCAAGCAACGCATCATCAAAATTCAATTCCCAACTGCCCATTTGCAAGTGTTCTGTTCCCATGTGAGCTTGGCTGCAAAAACTCTGCAAGCCTCATctgg GGCTCCACGCAGTTGGACGGCGCCATGGCATGAGAAAGGAGCAGCAGAATTCATGAATCATGAGATGGTTCAGAGTTTTCAG GTGTTTATACGACTTGGGCGTCTTCTATTGAACTGGCAGAACATATTCCGGTATGGTTCTCTGAGCACAAGAAAG ATGTTGAAACCAGGAGGTTCAGCTGAAAGAGGTAGTAACACAGAAATTGGACGAGGCAACTGGGATTTCTGCATGCCCTGTTATGAAATGTTAGGATATTATCGTCCATTCtgtctaaaaatatgtttgttgCAATGCAGGTTCCTAAGCTTAGAAAAGATTACATTGATGGGGTTTCTGTCTAGCTGA
- the LOC107304295 gene encoding uncharacterized protein LOC107304295 isoform X2 has protein sequence MKDGKQRIIKIQFPTAHLQVFCSHVSLAAKTLQASSGAPRSWTAPWHEKGAAEFMNHEMVQSFQVFIRLGRLLLNWQNIFRYGSLSTRKVPKLRKDYIDGVSV, from the exons ATGAAAGATGGCAAGCAACGCATCATCAAAATTCAATTCCCAACTGCCCATTTGCAAGTGTTCTGTTCCCATGTGAGCTTGGCTGCAAAAACTCTGCAAGCCTCATctgg GGCTCCACGCAGTTGGACGGCGCCATGGCATGAGAAAGGAGCAGCAGAATTCATGAATCATGAGATGGTTCAGAGTTTTCAG GTGTTTATACGACTTGGGCGTCTTCTATTGAACTGGCAGAACATATTCCGGTATGGTTCTCTGAGCACAAGAAAG GTTCCTAAGCTTAGAAAAGATTACATTGATGGGGTTTCTGTCTAG
- the LOC107304295 gene encoding uncharacterized protein LOC107304295 isoform X3, which translates to MKDGKQRIIKIQFPTAHLQVFCSHVSLAAKTLQASSGAPRSWTAPWHEKGAAEFMNHEMVQSFQVFIRLGRLLLNWQNIFRYGSLSTRKMLKPGGSAERGS; encoded by the exons ATGAAAGATGGCAAGCAACGCATCATCAAAATTCAATTCCCAACTGCCCATTTGCAAGTGTTCTGTTCCCATGTGAGCTTGGCTGCAAAAACTCTGCAAGCCTCATctgg GGCTCCACGCAGTTGGACGGCGCCATGGCATGAGAAAGGAGCAGCAGAATTCATGAATCATGAGATGGTTCAGAGTTTTCAG GTGTTTATACGACTTGGGCGTCTTCTATTGAACTGGCAGAACATATTCCGGTATGGTTCTCTGAGCACAAGAAAG ATGTTGAAACCAGGAGGTTCAGCTGAAAGAG GTTCCTAA
- the LOC102707313 gene encoding probable prolyl 4-hydroxylase 4, giving the protein MARVWRGGAPPAGLALALFLLVVICGGGGGGVAAGGGGVGGRGSSVYPAPVVYPHHSRQISWKPRVFLYQHFLSDDEANHLVSLARAELKRSAVADNLSGKSGLSDARTSSGTFLSKGKDPIVAGIEEKIAAWTFLPKENGEDIQVLRYKHGEKYEQHYDYFTDSVNTIRGGHRIATVLMYLTDVAEGGETVFPLAEEFTDSGTNTEDGTLSECARKGVAVKPRKGDALLFFNLNPDSSKDSLSLHAGCPVIKGEKWSATKWIRVASFDKVYHTQGNCTDNNESCEKWAALGECRKNPEYMVGTAALPGYCRRSCNVC; this is encoded by the exons ATGGCTCGGGTGTGGCGCGGAGGAGCTCCCCCTGCCGGCCTCGCGCTggccctcttcctcctcgtcgtcatctgcggcggcggcggcggcggggttgctgccggaggaggcggtgtGGGCGGGAGGGGGAGCTCGGTGTACCCGGCCCCCGTGGTGTACCCGCACCACTCCCGCCAGATCTCCTGGAAACCCAG GGTGTTCCTCTACCAGCACTTCctcagcgacgacgaggccaACCACCTCGTCTCCCTC GCGAGGGCGGAGCTGAAGAGGTCGGCGGTGGCTGATAACCTGTCGGGCAAGAGCGGCCTCAGCGACGCCCGCACCAGCTCCGGCACCTTCCTCAGCAAGGGCAAG GATCCAATTGTTGCTGGTATAGAGGAAAAAATTGCTGCGTGGACATTTCTTCCAAAAG AGAATGGTGAAGATATCCAAGTGTTAAGGTATAAACATGGGGAGAAGTATGAACAGCACTATGATTACTTCACCGACAGTGTTAACACTATCCGTGGTGGTCATCGCATAGCTACTGTTCTTATGTACTTAACAGATGTAGCAGAAGGAGGAGAAACAGTTTTCCCTTTAGCTGAG GAGTTTACAGATAGTGGTACAAACACTGAGGATGGAACCTTGTCAGAATGTGCTAGAAAAGGTGTTGCAG TGAAACCACGAAAAGGGGATGCTCTTCTGTTCTTCAACCTTAACCCAGATTCTTCGAAAGACTCATTGAGTCTCCATGCTGGATGCCCAGTCATAAAGGGCGAGAAATGGTCTGCTACAAAGTGGATTCGTGTAGCATCATTTGACAAGGTTTATCACACACAAGGCAATTGCACTGACAACAATGAGAGTTGTGAAAAATGGGCTGCCCTGGGAGAGTGCAGAAAGAACCCAGAATACATGGTTGGAACAGCAGCATTACCAGGTTACTGCAGGAGAAGTTGCAACGTATGTTAG